One window of the Rosa rugosa chromosome 3, drRosRugo1.1, whole genome shotgun sequence genome contains the following:
- the LOC133737481 gene encoding uncharacterized protein LOC133737481: MEFRSKVDDAWYAVKILTEGDGGEWLRVKFDDFKDEDDEVYKVKDLTSINHVMKFRSRFRAVSIQVQDSECPNVVEGTLVCAAVSVLPNDCRFYDAVVNQVKIFILIILTIIVFSNFDEQQVTIDCDFKP; this comes from the coding sequence ATGGAGTTCAGGTCTAAAGTAGACGATGCATGGTACGCCGTCAAAATTTTGACGGAGGGCGATGGTGGGGAATGGTTGAGAGTGAAGTTCGACGACTTCAAAGACGAGGACGATGAGGTGTACAAGGTCAAGGACCTGACATCCATTAACCACGTGATGAAGTTCCGATCAAGGTTCAGGGCTGTGTCTATTCAGGTGCAAGACTCAGAATGCCCGAACGTGGTGGAGGGCACGCTCGTGTGTGCTGCCGTTTCAGTTTTACCCAACGATTGTCGCTTCTATGATGCTGTTGTTAACCAGGTGAAGATTTTTATACTCATTATTCTCACTATTATTGTTTTCTCAAACTTTGATGAACAACAAGTAACCATTGATTGTGATTTCAAACCATAA